The Sesamum indicum cultivar Zhongzhi No. 13 linkage group LG2, S_indicum_v1.0, whole genome shotgun sequence genome contains a region encoding:
- the LOC105155448 gene encoding probable serine/threonine-protein kinase PIX7: MASPGERSSSSISTNYLMPGRIVIAYDATKNHSAREFKEIIANIQMRDDMIQEVDMVTVLGVLHKMLHPLGFQMQIGPDSFIGTRVRAIKGEVSRMVDALAGMLQRSAEECEGNGVGIEVKIVVGAPLNKVVVQETVASNATWVVLDRHLRKESRFYLKHIPCKVALILDNFSLEVLRPYYSDKATVNTEHKLFYSFSKLVPLLPVEYNTNNEQPSVSPCYHESMSSQESSDSERSSFASSLTSKSKEQGVFSPDEFGSNHQQEKSGSYTKVINKYDNSPPVMQKQGLRSHSNVPVHHPASEMKLDLDAKTCDYSEVQIAGDDFSSGNLEGRGTNAKVERESLDSYIVMQKQTKLQTDCDAPLTSDEMKMELYLMGCSYSDIQIATNDFSSENLLGEGGYGVVYKGQLKDGQLITVKVQKEANTQGLSEFHSDVCLLSLVCHKNIVMLLGCCRKENINILVYEYICNKSLEWHLFDNMKHVLEWHRRHAIAIGIAKGLRYLHEECRGSPIIHRDIRLSKIYLTHEFVPLLGDCGLAKWEKSRYGIQTKLLGTLEYLAPEYAENGICSVKTDVFSFGIVLIQLISGRKVMDPMRDNHHQSIRQWAIPLIQTLALNKLVDPRLGDSYSTYELYQMARVAYLCIQTKPAMRPTMGEVLHLLEGENDHLQHLTKQFIPRFSTVQKQVLHQALVV, encoded by the exons TGGGTTTCCAAATGCAAATAGGCCCCGACTCTTTCATTGGAACACGAGTCCGTGCAATCAAAGGAGAAGTCTCAAGGATGGTTGATGCATTAGCAGGGATGCTCCAGCGTAGTGCTGAAGAATGTGAAGGCAATGGG GTTGGTATAGAAGTTAAGATTGTTGTTGGAGCTCCGCTCAATAAGGTTGTCGTACAAGAAACTGTAGCTTCAAACGCAACATGGGTCGTTCTTGATAG GCACCTAAGAAAGGAATCGAGGTTTTACCTTAAACACATACCATGCAAAGTCGCTCTGATCCTTGATAACTTCTCTCTGGAGGTTTTGAGGCCTTATTATTCTGACAAGGCTACTGTTAATACCGAGCATAAGCTGTTTTACTCATTTTCTAAGCTTGTTCCTCTGTTACCTGTTGAATATAATACCAACAACGAGCAGCCAAGCGTTTCTCCCTGCTACCATGAATCTATGAGTTCCCAGGAAAGCTCTGATAGTGAGAGGAGCAGCTTTGCATCTTCACTTACATCCAAATCTAAGGAGCAAGGCGTTTTTTCACCAGATGAATTTGGCTCAAATCATCAGCAGGAGAAATCAG GTAGCTATACTAaagtgataaataaatatgataattctCCACCAGTGATGCAAAAACAAGGACTGAGGAGTCATTCCAATGTCCCTGTTCATCATCCAGCTAGTGAAATGAAATTGGATCTCGATGCAAAGACATGCGATTATTCTGAGGTACAGATTGCCGGGGATGATTTTTCATCGGGAAATTTAGAGGGACGTG GAACCAATGCTAAAGTGGAAAGGGAATCTCTTGATTCCTACATAGTGAtgcaaaagcaaacaaaactGCAGACAGATTGTGATGCACCTCTAACGTCTGATGAGATGAAAATGGAGCTGTATTTGATGGGCTGTAGTTATTCTGATATACAGATTGCGACAAATGATTTTTCATCTGAAAATTTACTGGGAGAAGGTGGGTACGGAGTTGTGTATAAAGGTCAGCTTAAGGATGGGCAGCTCATTACTGTAAAAGTGCAAAAGGAAGCAAATACACAAGGTCTCTCGGAATTTCATTCTGATGTATGCCTCCTAAGCTTGGTGTGTCACAAGAACATTGTGATGCTTCTTGGGTGTTGTcgcaaagaaaacataaacatcTTGGTCTACGAATATATCTGTAATAAATCACTGGAGTGGCATTTATTTG ATAATATGAAACATGTTCTTGAATGGCATCGAAGACATGCTATTGCTATTGGAATTGCAAAAGGGCTGCGTTACCTACATGAAGAATGTAGGGGAAGTCCTATCATTCATCGGGATATAAGGCTGAGCAAAATATATCTCACACATGAATTTGTTCCGTTG CTGGGGGACTGTGGCCTTGCTAAGTGGGAAAAAAGTAGGTATGGCATACAGACAAAACTTCTTGGCACTCTTGA ATATCTTGCACCAGAGTATGCAGAAAACGGCATTTGTTCTGTGAAAACAGACGTATTTTCATTTGGCATTGTTCTGATACAGCTTATATCAGGACGAAAGGTAATGGATCCAATGAGAGACAACCACCATCAATCCATTAGACAATGG GCTATACCATTGATTCAGACACTAGCACTCAACAAGCTTGTTGATCCTCGTCTAGGGGACTCATACAGCACATATGAACTGTACCAAATGGCTAGAGTTGCATACTTATGCATTCAGACTAAACCTGCTATGCGCCCCACGATGGGGGAG GTGCTGCACCTTCTTGAGGGGGAGAATGATCATCTACAACACCTAACAAAGCAGTTTATACCACGTTTCAGTACTGTACAGAAACAGGTCCTACATCAG GCCCTTGTGGTTTGA